One window of Robiginitalea biformata HTCC2501 genomic DNA carries:
- a CDS encoding SMP-30/gluconolactonase/LRE family protein codes for MKQPELFSQKPKPVLAHRCELGEGPVWDNHTGSLIWVDILGGTIHEFDVATGKHHHIKTQALVGAVALCTNGHLLAALDTRLEWIHRDSGKRKLLTALEHIPDGIRFNDGKCDPAGRFWIGTMPLSEDRPIGALYCLGPDGDCKEQLRGITISNGLAWNAAGTTMYYIDTPTRAVQAFDFHPETGALTNRRIAFGIPESEGFPDGMTIDSEDKLWIAHWGGWQVARWDPETGRKLGAFPLPAAQITSCSFGGPEGEDLYITSASKGLTLGELEKQPLAGSLFVVKNSGFRGRPANRFAFEPKFDTP; via the coding sequence ATGAAGCAACCTGAATTATTCAGCCAAAAGCCCAAGCCCGTCCTGGCCCACCGCTGTGAACTGGGCGAAGGCCCGGTATGGGACAACCATACTGGAAGCCTTATCTGGGTGGATATCCTGGGGGGTACCATCCACGAATTCGATGTGGCCACCGGGAAACACCACCATATAAAAACCCAGGCGCTGGTCGGGGCCGTCGCCCTGTGTACCAACGGCCACCTGCTGGCTGCCCTGGACACCCGCCTGGAATGGATCCACCGGGATTCCGGCAAGCGCAAACTGCTGACGGCCCTGGAACACATCCCCGACGGGATCCGTTTTAACGATGGGAAATGCGACCCGGCCGGGCGTTTCTGGATCGGGACGATGCCCCTTTCCGAAGATCGGCCAATAGGGGCATTGTACTGCCTGGGGCCGGATGGGGACTGTAAGGAACAACTGCGGGGCATCACCATATCCAACGGACTTGCCTGGAACGCGGCGGGTACGACGATGTACTATATCGACACCCCCACCCGGGCCGTCCAGGCCTTCGATTTCCATCCGGAAACCGGGGCGCTTACCAACCGCCGGATTGCCTTTGGCATCCCGGAATCCGAAGGTTTCCCGGACGGGATGACCATCGATTCGGAGGACAAGCTCTGGATTGCCCATTGGGGCGGATGGCAGGTGGCGCGATGGGATCCGGAAACCGGCCGGAAGCTCGGGGCTTTCCCCCTGCCTGCCGCACAAATCACAAGCTGCTCCTTTGGGGGGCCGGAAGGGGAAGACCTGTATATCACATCCGCCAGCAAGGGACTCACCCTGGGGGAATTGGAAAAGCAGCCCCTGGCAGGTTCCCTGTTTGTCGTTAAAAACAGTGGTTTCAGGGGGCGCCCCGCCAACCGATTTGCATTTGAACCAAAATTTGATACACCATGA
- a CDS encoding HipA domain-containing protein codes for MRKYLIGFLIVLGLFLVLVYWSLGETEDEFRTCQVLGMGDVESLDFREYDSVTVAANTLYEASWVKQFMQGEQYRDAWATPVTVPIAYLDTLKGGMTFIEEGGGKQTHSLEFKDPQGIRFTLRSLSKDPEKLVPDLARQLGLENIVIDGVSAQHPYAALAVAELSEAAGILHTHPQLVFVPAQESLGELNEQYGNRLYYLEYESEGPVDWTGIPGAIELIDTEDLQELKLELKDSLRLDREALLRARLFDLIIGDWDRHAKQWGWVLLKGPEGYRATPVPTDRDNAFFDQDGILPNLIANRISLPEVQSFTSDIRYLPGLVQEFDAYFLGRASLEEFKEAAGYLQSRLSDAAIDGAFAVWPPAVDSLDGPQIRSRLKSRRDSIVQYAERFHEVLGDLPSKPIRLSGSEELELPEGPDRCFECDSVPHPGS; via the coding sequence ATGCGTAAGTATTTGATTGGTTTCTTAATCGTATTGGGCCTGTTCCTGGTTCTTGTGTATTGGTCCCTGGGGGAAACGGAAGACGAGTTCCGGACCTGCCAGGTTCTTGGGATGGGGGATGTGGAATCCCTGGATTTCAGGGAATACGATTCGGTCACGGTTGCGGCCAACACGCTTTACGAGGCCAGTTGGGTGAAGCAATTTATGCAGGGCGAACAATACCGCGACGCCTGGGCTACCCCGGTAACTGTTCCCATCGCCTATCTGGACACGCTGAAAGGGGGCATGACCTTCATCGAGGAAGGCGGGGGCAAACAAACCCATTCCCTGGAGTTCAAGGACCCGCAGGGAATCCGCTTTACCCTTCGCAGCCTGAGCAAGGACCCGGAAAAACTGGTGCCCGACCTGGCACGGCAGCTCGGCCTGGAGAACATCGTCATCGACGGGGTTTCCGCCCAGCACCCGTATGCCGCCCTGGCGGTGGCCGAACTCTCGGAGGCGGCCGGCATCCTCCACACGCATCCCCAACTGGTTTTTGTACCAGCCCAGGAATCCCTGGGGGAGTTGAACGAACAATACGGTAACCGGCTCTACTATCTTGAATACGAATCAGAAGGCCCCGTGGATTGGACCGGGATTCCGGGCGCGATAGAACTCATCGACACGGAAGACCTCCAGGAACTCAAGCTCGAATTGAAAGATTCCCTCAGGCTGGACCGGGAGGCCCTGCTACGGGCGCGGTTGTTCGATTTAATTATCGGCGACTGGGACCGGCATGCAAAACAATGGGGCTGGGTCCTTTTAAAAGGCCCGGAAGGCTATCGGGCCACCCCGGTGCCCACCGACCGGGACAACGCATTTTTTGACCAGGACGGCATCCTGCCGAACCTGATCGCCAACAGGATTTCCCTACCCGAAGTGCAGTCCTTCACATCAGACATCCGCTACCTGCCCGGATTGGTTCAGGAATTTGATGCCTATTTCCTGGGCAGGGCTTCCCTGGAGGAATTTAAGGAGGCTGCAGGCTACTTGCAGTCGCGGCTTTCGGACGCCGCTATCGACGGTGCCTTTGCCGTATGGCCCCCTGCTGTCGACAGCCTGGATGGCCCCCAAATCCGGAGCCGTCTGAAATCCCGGCGGGATTCCATTGTGCAGTATGCCGAACGGTTCCATGAAGTCTTGGGCGATTTGCCCTCCAAACCAATCCGCCTAAGCGGGTCCGAAGAACTGGAATTGCCGGAGGGTCCGGACCGGTGTTTTGAATGCGATAGCGTTCCGCATCCCGGCTCCTGA
- a CDS encoding dioxygenase family protein — MDNLIGAAIPSRPAGISNAVLLLLALAFWSCRGQGGRDASADHPTPQKQGAQEERVVGGPCEGCEALLEYGDRPLNAVDTLPKFKETEPKLRLTGTVFQADGKTPAEGVILYFYQTNREGIYETRGDETGWARHHGFIRGWVRTGPDGKYTIYTFRPGAYPSRSEPEHIHLTVKEPNTIPYYLDSYHFQDDPLLTGTHRKAMDNRGGSGIVAPRPEDGMLTAYRDLFLGLHIPGY, encoded by the coding sequence TTGGATAATCTGATAGGGGCTGCAATACCCAGTCGCCCCGCGGGAATCAGCAATGCCGTACTGCTACTGCTGGCGCTGGCTTTCTGGAGCTGCCGGGGGCAGGGAGGCCGGGATGCCTCAGCAGATCACCCGACTCCACAGAAACAAGGGGCTCAGGAGGAACGGGTGGTCGGCGGCCCGTGTGAGGGATGCGAGGCATTGCTCGAATACGGGGATAGGCCTTTGAATGCCGTGGATACCCTGCCGAAATTCAAGGAAACAGAACCCAAACTCCGCCTCACCGGGACGGTGTTTCAGGCCGACGGTAAGACCCCGGCAGAGGGGGTTATCCTCTATTTTTACCAGACCAACCGGGAGGGGATTTACGAAACAAGGGGGGATGAAACCGGTTGGGCCCGCCACCATGGTTTTATACGGGGATGGGTCCGGACAGGCCCGGACGGCAAATACACCATCTATACCTTCCGCCCGGGGGCCTATCCGAGCCGGAGCGAACCGGAACACATCCACCTGACCGTCAAAGAGCCGAATACCATCCCGTATTACCTGGATTCCTACCATTTCCAGGACGACCCGCTGCTGACCGGGACCCACCGAAAGGCGATGGATAACCGGGGCGGATCGGGCATTGTTGCGCCCAGGCCCGAGGATGGGATGCTCACCGCTTACCGGGACCTCTTTCTCGGGTTGCATATCCCAGGCTACTGA
- a CDS encoding SDR family NAD(P)-dependent oxidoreductase: MKNDDLFRLDGKTALVTGGAKGIGAAIARMFANRGARVFILDRDREAGEQTAAAIASTNRQAAFCFCDQADPESVETAIEQIVGEADKLDILVNNAAIAHIGTAETTSAEDMDRLLRVNVGGVHNMLRAVLPHMKKRGGVILNLASIASGLGLPERFAYSSTKGAIATMTLSVARDYLPYGIRCNSLSPARVHTPFVDGYLAENYPGREEEMYKKLSATQPIGRMGRPEEIAAFALYLCSDEAAFLTGCDYPIDGGFKNLNT; encoded by the coding sequence ATGAAAAATGACGACCTCTTCCGGCTAGACGGCAAAACCGCCCTGGTTACCGGAGGCGCCAAAGGAATCGGCGCGGCCATCGCGCGGATGTTCGCCAACCGGGGGGCCCGTGTTTTTATCCTGGACAGGGACCGGGAGGCCGGGGAACAGACAGCTGCCGCAATCGCATCCACCAACAGGCAGGCGGCATTTTGTTTCTGCGACCAGGCAGATCCCGAATCGGTTGAAACCGCTATCGAACAGATTGTGGGGGAGGCGGACAAGCTGGATATCCTGGTGAACAATGCCGCCATAGCCCATATCGGGACGGCGGAAACCACCTCAGCCGAGGACATGGACCGGCTGCTGCGTGTAAATGTGGGCGGGGTCCACAACATGCTCCGGGCCGTCCTGCCCCATATGAAAAAACGCGGCGGGGTGATCCTGAACCTGGCGTCCATAGCCAGCGGGCTTGGCTTGCCGGAACGATTTGCCTACAGTTCCACCAAAGGGGCCATCGCCACCATGACGCTATCCGTCGCCCGGGACTACCTCCCGTATGGCATTCGCTGTAACTCCCTTTCGCCTGCGCGCGTCCACACCCCCTTTGTAGACGGGTACCTGGCGGAAAATTACCCGGGCCGGGAGGAGGAAATGTATAAAAAGCTCTCCGCCACCCAACCCATCGGCCGCATGGGACGGCCGGAGGAAATCGCTGCGTTTGCCCTTTACCTGTGCTCGGACGAGGCCGCATTCCTGACGGGGTGCGACTACCCCATCGACGGGGGCTTTAAAAACCTGAACACCTGA
- a CDS encoding xanthine dehydrogenase family protein molybdopterin-binding subunit yields MTLVKTKFGRRAFIRNTSLAGGGLVLGFSWLNSCKPEQTEEIATLEMPEEWFEMNAFLKIGDNGVVTIMSPNPEIGQNVKTSMPMIVAEELDVDWDNVVVEQAALNTENFSWQVAGGSRSIANGWPALRMAGATARHMLREAAAQAWQVPAAEITTDAGMLTHEASGNSAGYGEMAAAAAKMEVPEDVELKSPSEFKIIGTSRKNVDGRNIVTGKPLFGLDVQREGMLIASPVHPPAFGLQLKSYDAEAVKSMPGIRDVFTIKLYEDDYSRGAFDHTAFNELVIVLGETTWEVFQAKKALNAQWEAAPDQSIGMSLFGNDIVVNHPAGAESTDDHAKKMEELAARKGRVVRRDGNPEAAFSNAAKVIERTYTCPFLAHNTMEPMNFFAHVTADRAELLGPTQTPEWMEHAVAARLGMPLEKIDIMMTRMGGGFGRRLYGHFMVEAAAISQKVQAPVKLVYTREDDMTQGTYRPAYRATYRAALDENNQLTAFHVRAGGVPESPLFANRFPAGALDNYLAEDWTLETNITTGAFRAPRSNFIAGAEQAFLDEVAEAAGQDPIQFRLDLLKRAQDNPVGEDNDYEADRYAGVLELVREKSGWGQDTPGKYRGVSAYFCHESYVAQVLDVVMQNGQPVVDRVCAAIDCGIVVNPDAATNLAEGGAVDGIGHAMYSALTFRDGVPEQTNFDRYRLIRHSEAPKSIDVHFVESDTDPTGMGEPPFPPIMGALANALYKADGRRRYNQPFISDKPPLVG; encoded by the coding sequence ATGACGCTTGTTAAGACAAAATTCGGACGCCGTGCCTTTATCCGGAACACCAGCCTGGCCGGGGGTGGCCTGGTCCTCGGGTTCAGCTGGCTGAATTCCTGCAAACCCGAACAAACCGAAGAAATTGCCACCCTGGAGATGCCGGAGGAGTGGTTCGAGATGAACGCCTTTTTAAAGATTGGCGACAACGGGGTGGTGACCATCATGTCCCCGAACCCGGAAATCGGCCAGAATGTAAAAACTTCCATGCCGATGATCGTGGCCGAGGAACTCGATGTGGACTGGGACAACGTGGTTGTCGAACAGGCGGCGCTCAACACGGAGAATTTTTCCTGGCAGGTAGCCGGCGGAAGCCGGTCCATCGCAAACGGCTGGCCGGCCCTGCGGATGGCGGGGGCCACGGCCCGCCACATGCTGCGGGAAGCCGCCGCACAGGCCTGGCAGGTCCCGGCAGCGGAAATCACCACGGACGCCGGGATGCTCACCCATGAGGCCAGCGGCAACTCCGCCGGCTACGGGGAGATGGCTGCAGCCGCTGCCAAAATGGAGGTGCCGGAAGACGTGGAACTCAAATCGCCTTCCGAGTTTAAAATCATCGGTACGTCCCGCAAAAACGTGGACGGGCGAAACATCGTCACCGGTAAACCCCTTTTCGGCCTGGACGTGCAGCGGGAGGGCATGCTGATAGCGAGCCCGGTGCACCCGCCAGCTTTCGGCCTGCAACTGAAATCCTACGATGCCGAAGCAGTCAAATCCATGCCGGGGATCCGGGATGTCTTCACCATCAAACTCTACGAGGACGACTACAGCCGGGGGGCCTTTGACCATACGGCTTTTAACGAGCTGGTCATTGTACTCGGGGAAACTACCTGGGAGGTCTTCCAGGCAAAAAAAGCATTGAATGCCCAGTGGGAAGCGGCTCCCGATCAATCCATCGGCATGTCGCTGTTTGGGAACGATATCGTGGTGAACCACCCGGCGGGCGCGGAGAGCACAGACGATCACGCAAAAAAAATGGAGGAACTCGCGGCGCGGAAAGGACGCGTGGTTCGAAGGGACGGGAACCCCGAAGCGGCTTTCAGCAATGCAGCCAAGGTGATTGAACGGACCTATACCTGCCCGTTCCTTGCCCACAATACCATGGAGCCGATGAACTTTTTTGCCCATGTGACTGCAGACCGGGCGGAACTTCTGGGCCCCACCCAGACTCCCGAGTGGATGGAGCACGCCGTCGCGGCCCGGCTCGGCATGCCCCTGGAGAAAATAGATATCATGATGACCCGGATGGGCGGCGGCTTTGGCCGGCGGCTCTACGGGCACTTTATGGTGGAGGCCGCTGCCATTTCCCAAAAGGTGCAGGCCCCCGTCAAGTTGGTGTATACACGGGAGGACGATATGACCCAGGGCACTTACCGGCCCGCTTACCGGGCTACCTACCGGGCAGCCCTGGATGAAAACAACCAGTTGACGGCCTTCCACGTGCGTGCCGGCGGCGTGCCGGAAAGCCCGCTCTTTGCCAACCGGTTCCCGGCCGGGGCACTGGATAACTACCTGGCGGAAGACTGGACCCTGGAGACGAATATCACCACTGGTGCCTTCCGCGCCCCACGGTCCAACTTTATCGCGGGGGCCGAACAGGCCTTCCTGGACGAAGTGGCCGAGGCCGCCGGGCAGGACCCGATCCAATTCCGGTTGGACCTGCTGAAACGGGCTCAGGACAACCCGGTGGGGGAGGACAATGACTATGAGGCAGACCGCTATGCCGGCGTTTTGGAACTCGTCCGGGAAAAATCCGGTTGGGGGCAGGACACCCCCGGGAAATACCGGGGCGTTTCCGCTTATTTCTGCCACGAAAGTTACGTGGCCCAGGTGCTCGATGTGGTGATGCAAAATGGCCAGCCGGTGGTAGACCGCGTTTGCGCCGCCATCGACTGCGGGATTGTCGTCAACCCGGATGCAGCCACCAACCTGGCCGAAGGCGGGGCAGTAGACGGAATAGGACACGCCATGTACAGCGCGCTGACGTTCCGGGACGGGGTCCCGGAGCAGACCAATTTTGACCGCTACCGACTCATCCGCCACAGCGAGGCGCCCAAGTCCATTGACGTGCATTTTGTGGAAAGCGACACGGACCCCACCGGGATGGGGGAACCGCCATTCCCGCCCATTATGGGGGCCCTGGCCAATGCGCTATACAAGGCCGATGGCCGGAGGCGTTACAACCAGCCGTTTATTTCCGACAAACCCCCGTTGGTTGGATAA
- a CDS encoding (2Fe-2S)-binding protein has translation MATYQLNINGETREVDVDPSTPLLWVLRDHLNLVGTKYGCGIAQCGACTIHLGNTATRSCMLPVSAVGNQEVTTIEGLSENGDHPVQKAWLEVDVPQCGYCQAGQIMSAAALLKSNPSPTDADIEGAMNGNICRCGTYVRIKKAIKMAASGE, from the coding sequence ATGGCAACATACCAACTCAACATCAACGGTGAAACCCGGGAAGTGGACGTGGACCCGTCCACCCCGCTCCTCTGGGTACTACGCGACCACCTGAACCTGGTCGGCACAAAGTACGGCTGCGGGATTGCCCAGTGCGGCGCCTGCACCATCCACCTGGGCAATACGGCCACGCGCTCCTGCATGCTGCCGGTATCGGCAGTGGGCAACCAGGAAGTGACTACCATCGAAGGGCTATCCGAAAACGGCGACCATCCGGTGCAAAAGGCCTGGCTGGAAGTGGACGTCCCCCAGTGCGGCTACTGCCAGGCGGGACAAATCATGTCTGCCGCCGCCCTGCTCAAGAGCAACCCGTCCCCCACGGACGCGGACATCGAAGGGGCCATGAACGGGAATATCTGCCGATGCGGCACCTATGTGCGCATCAAGAAAGCCATCAAAATGGCGGCATCCGGGGAATAG
- a CDS encoding fumarylacetoacetate hydrolase family protein translates to MKLIRFGQPGAEKPGLYIDGTRRDLSGHFADWDRGFFNAGGLEELRTLAAKAGDLPEVPEDTRWGSPVARPGKVICIGLNYSDHAAESGMDIPKEPIVFQKGSNTVVGPYDDILIPRGSEKTDWEVELGIVMGRDARYLASESEAAAYIAGYCISHDVSERAFQIERGGQWTKGKSCDTFNPLGPWVATPEEIADVQNLDMGLSVNGSQRQSGNTATMIFNCRFLVYYLSQFMTLEAGDLISTGTPPGVGLGMKPPQYLKAGDEVELTIAGLGCQRQVCKNA, encoded by the coding sequence ATGAAACTGATTCGTTTCGGCCAGCCCGGTGCCGAAAAACCCGGCTTGTATATCGACGGAACCCGCAGGGACCTCTCGGGACATTTTGCGGATTGGGACCGCGGCTTTTTCAATGCCGGCGGCCTGGAGGAACTCCGGACACTGGCTGCAAAGGCGGGGGACCTGCCGGAAGTTCCGGAAGACACCCGTTGGGGTTCGCCGGTTGCCCGGCCAGGCAAGGTAATTTGCATTGGCCTGAACTATTCGGACCACGCTGCTGAGAGTGGGATGGATATCCCAAAAGAACCTATCGTATTCCAAAAGGGTTCCAATACCGTGGTGGGGCCCTACGACGACATTTTGATCCCCCGCGGAAGCGAAAAAACGGATTGGGAGGTGGAACTCGGCATTGTCATGGGCCGGGATGCGCGCTACCTGGCATCCGAATCCGAGGCAGCTGCATACATTGCCGGTTATTGCATCTCCCACGATGTTTCAGAGCGGGCGTTTCAGATTGAAAGGGGCGGCCAGTGGACCAAAGGGAAATCCTGCGACACATTCAACCCGCTGGGTCCCTGGGTGGCTACCCCGGAGGAAATAGCGGACGTACAGAACCTGGACATGGGACTAAGCGTGAATGGGTCCCAGCGGCAAAGCGGCAATACCGCAACGATGATCTTCAATTGCCGGTTCCTGGTGTATTACCTCTCGCAATTCATGACCCTGGAGGCCGGCGACCTGATATCCACGGGGACGCCCCCGGGGGTTGGCCTTGGGATGAAGCCGCCCCAATATCTGAAGGCCGGGGACGAGGTGGAACTGACCATCGCCGGGTTGGGATGCCAGCGCCAGGTGTGTAAAAATGCCTAG
- a CDS encoding phosphatase PAP2 family protein: protein MKTSIRALMDSLIRKLRSFLAPVLDHLPRFSPYLVTLIAALIIVVGGINLFIELTDTLHTEALAAWDQRVTDYVLSYRSPGLTSYFIAVTEIGDVNGYLVILGISVLLTILVFKRWKYIWQIVLVLALASISNMILKRFIDRARPGIEHLVVVKTLSYPSGHAMSAMAFYGFLIYLVYHFKMHTALKGLVIFLLALLILSIGVSRIYLGVHYPSDIVGGFIAGLIWVFFCILIFNLIEVFRSDPLT from the coding sequence ATGAAGACTTCAATCCGCGCCCTGATGGATTCGCTGATCCGGAAGCTACGGTCGTTTCTGGCTCCCGTCCTGGACCATCTGCCCCGGTTTTCGCCCTACCTGGTCACCCTGATAGCTGCCCTGATTATCGTGGTGGGCGGTATCAACCTGTTTATCGAACTCACCGACACGCTGCATACGGAGGCCCTGGCCGCCTGGGACCAGCGCGTCACGGATTATGTGCTTTCCTACCGGAGCCCGGGCCTGACATCCTACTTTATCGCAGTGACTGAAATAGGGGATGTAAACGGGTATCTGGTGATCCTGGGCATCAGTGTGCTGCTGACCATCCTGGTATTCAAACGATGGAAGTACATCTGGCAGATTGTCCTGGTTCTCGCCCTCGCCTCAATCTCCAATATGATCCTGAAAAGATTTATAGACCGGGCGCGCCCGGGGATTGAGCACCTGGTCGTGGTCAAGACCCTCAGTTACCCAAGCGGCCATGCGATGAGCGCCATGGCGTTTTACGGGTTTTTGATCTATCTGGTGTACCATTTCAAAATGCATACAGCCCTCAAGGGGTTGGTGATCTTTTTGCTGGCCCTGCTGATCCTGAGCATCGGCGTGAGCCGGATTTACCTGGGGGTCCATTACCCGTCGGATATCGTTGGCGGGTTTATCGCAGGGCTCATCTGGGTGTTTTTCTGTATCCTGATTTTTAACCTGATCGAAGTATTCCGCAGCGACCCGCTCACATAA